The proteins below are encoded in one region of Streptomyces cyanogenus:
- a CDS encoding ABC transporter substrate-binding protein, which translates to MHRRAFLTSVFGASAAVAGLSGCAQGNAAADTSGAATKPLAGKVPAGTSLKIASYLGQQQLQFRLAKLPELPFTVSDWVNIGAGPDVINAFRAKSLDLANNAGIPPIQAHYQGFAAKIVAIDITRKPNYLFATRPGSDVRAVADFKGKRLAFSQGQAQGVVLLRALKKAGLAYDEVKLVPLTSNQFFTALQSGQVDVAPLAINQAPAYLKQYEPKGARSIPTDVVDLLNLLWAPQSVLNDPAKAAAVAAYIPQWAKGQVWQYEHPDVWDEEFYVKTQNLTLAQARGITELANKPLFPPSWDEAIRWEQETADLLAEGGFVKKFDVSSLFDHRFESIAAKAVPEEYRR; encoded by the coding sequence ATGCACCGTCGTGCCTTTCTCACATCCGTTTTCGGCGCGTCCGCCGCCGTGGCCGGCCTGTCCGGCTGCGCGCAGGGCAACGCCGCCGCCGACACCAGCGGAGCCGCCACCAAGCCGCTCGCCGGCAAGGTCCCGGCCGGCACCAGCCTGAAGATCGCCTCCTATCTGGGGCAGCAGCAGCTGCAGTTCAGGCTGGCGAAACTGCCCGAGCTGCCGTTCACGGTGTCCGACTGGGTGAACATCGGGGCGGGCCCGGACGTGATCAACGCGTTCCGCGCCAAGTCGCTGGACCTCGCCAACAACGCCGGCATCCCGCCGATCCAGGCCCACTACCAGGGCTTCGCCGCGAAGATCGTGGCGATCGACATCACCCGCAAGCCCAACTACCTCTTCGCCACCAGGCCCGGCAGCGACGTCCGCGCGGTCGCGGACTTCAAGGGCAAGAGGCTCGCGTTCTCCCAGGGCCAGGCGCAGGGCGTGGTGCTGCTGCGGGCGCTGAAGAAGGCCGGCCTGGCCTACGACGAGGTGAAGCTGGTCCCGCTGACCAGCAACCAGTTCTTCACCGCCCTGCAGTCCGGGCAGGTGGACGTGGCCCCGCTCGCCATCAACCAGGCGCCCGCCTACCTGAAGCAGTACGAGCCCAAGGGTGCCCGCTCCATCCCCACCGACGTCGTCGACCTGCTCAACCTGCTGTGGGCCCCGCAGTCGGTGCTGAACGACCCGGCGAAGGCGGCCGCGGTAGCCGCCTACATCCCGCAGTGGGCCAAGGGCCAGGTGTGGCAGTACGAGCACCCGGACGTGTGGGACGAGGAGTTCTACGTCAAGACGCAGAACCTCACCCTCGCGCAGGCCCGGGGCATCACCGAGCTGGCCAACAAGCCGCTCTTCCCGCCCAGCTGGGACGAGGCGATCCGGTGGGAGCAGGAGACCGCCGATCTGCTCGCCGAGGGCGGCTTCGTGAAGAAGTTCGACGTGTCCTCGCTCTTCGACCACCGCTTCGAGTCCATCGCCGCCAAGGCCGTACCCGAGGAGTACCGGAGGTGA
- a CDS encoding ABC transporter permease — protein sequence MTAVTTTTAVVAPAAGELSQVRRRRRLSPGRRLPAARLAGPLTLLAVWAAASAAEALDPSAIPAPWTVLRTAGHLWTDGTLPTDVLTSLQRAGYGFAIGLTAGVVLALVSGLSRAGEALIDGTVQLNRAIPTLGLIPLFILWLGIGETFKIAIIAIVVYVPIYLNTHAALSGIDSRFVELAEVQGLSRLAFVRQVVVPGALPGFFVGLRLGVTGSWVGLVVLEQINATSGLGYMMFQAQNYGQSDVILVGLLIYGVFGLVSDSVVRLVERRVLPWRRTLGN from the coding sequence GTGACCGCCGTGACCACGACGACGGCCGTGGTGGCGCCGGCCGCCGGGGAACTCTCCCAGGTCCGCAGGCGCCGCCGCCTGTCCCCCGGCCGCCGGCTGCCCGCCGCCCGGCTGGCCGGCCCGCTGACGCTGCTCGCCGTGTGGGCCGCCGCCTCGGCCGCCGAAGCCCTCGACCCGAGCGCGATCCCGGCGCCCTGGACGGTGCTGAGGACGGCCGGCCACCTGTGGACGGACGGCACGCTGCCCACCGATGTGCTGACCTCGCTGCAGCGGGCCGGCTACGGCTTCGCGATCGGCCTGACCGCCGGGGTGGTGCTCGCGCTCGTCTCGGGTCTGAGCCGGGCCGGGGAGGCGCTGATCGACGGGACCGTGCAGCTCAACCGGGCGATCCCCACCCTCGGTCTGATCCCGTTGTTCATCCTCTGGCTGGGCATCGGCGAGACCTTCAAGATCGCCATCATCGCGATCGTCGTCTACGTACCGATCTATCTGAACACGCACGCCGCGCTGTCCGGCATCGACAGCCGCTTCGTCGAACTCGCCGAGGTCCAGGGCCTGTCGCGGCTCGCCTTCGTCCGCCAGGTCGTGGTCCCCGGCGCGCTGCCCGGATTCTTCGTGGGACTCCGGCTCGGCGTGACCGGCTCCTGGGTGGGCCTGGTGGTCCTGGAGCAGATCAACGCGACCAGCGGCCTCGGCTACATGATGTTCCAGGCGCAGAACTACGGCCAGAGCGACGTCATCCTGGTCGGCCTGCTCATCTACGGCGTCTTCGGCCTGGTCTCCGACAGCGTGGTCCGTCTCGTCGAACGGAGGGTGCTGCCGTGGCGTCGCACACTCGGCAACTGA
- a CDS encoding ABC transporter ATP-binding protein — translation MASHTRQLIRPAVRLRGLTRSFEGRTVLDGIDLDLPAGQFTALLGHSGSGKSTLLRAIAGLDHGVAGGGQLTAPERVSVVFQDSRLLPWRRVLDNVLLGLDGKDARERGRAALTEVGLGGRERAWPGELSGGEAQRAALARSLVREPELLLADEPFGALDALTRIRMHTLLRELWQRHRPSVLLVTHDVDEAIVLADRVLVLDSGRIGLDLTIDHPHPRSYREPVLGEYRERLLAALGVTEDHR, via the coding sequence GTGGCGTCGCACACTCGGCAACTGATCCGGCCCGCCGTGCGGCTGCGCGGCCTGACCCGGTCGTTCGAGGGCCGTACGGTCCTCGACGGCATCGATCTCGATCTGCCCGCCGGGCAGTTCACGGCCCTGCTGGGGCACAGCGGCTCCGGCAAGTCGACCCTGCTGCGGGCGATCGCCGGCCTGGACCACGGGGTGGCCGGCGGCGGGCAGCTGACGGCGCCCGAGCGGGTGTCGGTCGTCTTCCAGGACTCGCGGCTGCTGCCCTGGCGGCGGGTGCTGGACAACGTCCTGCTCGGCCTGGACGGCAAGGACGCCCGGGAGCGCGGCCGGGCGGCCCTGACGGAGGTGGGCCTGGGCGGCCGGGAGCGGGCCTGGCCGGGCGAGCTGTCCGGCGGCGAGGCCCAGCGGGCGGCGCTCGCCCGTTCCCTGGTGCGCGAGCCGGAACTGCTGCTGGCCGACGAGCCGTTCGGCGCGCTGGACGCGCTGACCCGGATCCGGATGCACACCCTGCTGCGCGAGCTGTGGCAGCGCCACCGGCCGTCGGTGCTGCTCGTCACCCACGACGTGGACGAGGCGATCGTGCTCGCCGACCGGGTCCTCGTCCTGGACTCCGGCCGCATCGGCCTCGACCTGACCATCGACCACCCCCACCCGCGCTCCTACCGGGAGCCGGTGCTGGGCGAGTACCGCGAGCGGCTGCTGGCCGCCCTCGGCGTCACGGAGGACCACCGGTGA